One region of Triticum aestivum cultivar Chinese Spring chromosome 6B, IWGSC CS RefSeq v2.1, whole genome shotgun sequence genomic DNA includes:
- the LOC123139371 gene encoding uncharacterized protein isoform X1: MMTFIALFMQEDCHTTRSSPTQFSRTCCRACASASCYVAMPNNSEQHTCMHLRYSPTTCMHALSQIFTNSDMDHTKIFLERLGLKDCFTNGIICFETLNKPYLRLPRDNAVTPTIFDIDGHNARSGGKLPKTPVLCKPNTTAMKDALNKFNVDPSKAIFFDDSERNIKAGKDIGMRIVLIGKSNRVDGADHAVPSIHNINVLLPELL, from the exons ATGATGACTTTCATAG CTTTGTTCATGCAAGAGGACTGCCATACGACAAGATCAAGCCCGACCCAGTTCTCAAGAACATGCTGCAGAGCATGCGCGTCCGCAAGCTGCTATGTTGCCATGCCCAACAATTCTGAACAACATACATGCATGCATCTCAGATATTCACCAACAACATGCATGCATGCTCTCTCTCAGATATTCACCAATAGCGACATGGACCATACCAAGATATTCCTCGAGAGGCTGGGTCTCAAGGACTGCTTTACCAACGGTATTATCTGCTTCGAAACACTGAACAAGCCATACCTGCGGCTACCGAGGGACAATGCCGTGACACCTACCATCTTCGACATAGACGGTCACAATGCCCGTTCAGGTGGCAAGCTGCCTAAGACCCCCGTGCTGTGCAAGCCAAACACCACAGCCATGAAGGATGCACTAAACAAGTTCAACGTCGACCCTTCCAAGGCG ATTTTCTTCGATGACAGTGAGCGCAACATCAAGGCTGGAAAAGATATCGGTATGCGCATAGTGCTG ATTGGCAAGTCCAACCGTGTGGACGGTGCAGATCATGCTGTCCCAAGCATCCATAACATCAATGTGCTGCTGCCGGAGCTACTGTGA
- the LOC123139371 gene encoding uncharacterized protein C24B11.05 isoform X3: MNQKLGMEMNKVASLCSLLYINYGTTLASLLAIGYQIDYDDFHSFVHARGLPYDKIKPDPVLKNMLQSMRVRKLLCCHIFTNSDMDHTKIFLERLGLKDCFTNGIICFETLNKPYLRLPRDNAVTPTIFDIDGHNARSGGKLPKTPVLCKPNTTAMKDALNKFNVDPSKAIFFDDSERNIKAGKDIGMRIVLIGKSNRVDGADHAVPSIHNINVLLPELL; the protein is encoded by the exons ATGAATCAGAAGTTAGGAATGGAGATGAACAAAGTGGCCAGTCTATGCTCGCTCCTATACATAAACTATGGAACAACTCTTGCTAGCCTCCTG GCTATCGGATACCAAATAGACTATGATGACTTTCATAG CTTTGTTCATGCAAGAGGACTGCCATACGACAAGATCAAGCCCGACCCAGTTCTCAAGAACATGCTGCAGAGCATGCGCGTCCGCAAGCTGCTATGTTGCCAT ATATTCACCAATAGCGACATGGACCATACCAAGATATTCCTCGAGAGGCTGGGTCTCAAGGACTGCTTTACCAACGGTATTATCTGCTTCGAAACACTGAACAAGCCATACCTGCGGCTACCGAGGGACAATGCCGTGACACCTACCATCTTCGACATAGACGGTCACAATGCCCGTTCAGGTGGCAAGCTGCCTAAGACCCCCGTGCTGTGCAAGCCAAACACCACAGCCATGAAGGATGCACTAAACAAGTTCAACGTCGACCCTTCCAAGGCG ATTTTCTTCGATGACAGTGAGCGCAACATCAAGGCTGGAAAAGATATCGGTATGCGCATAGTGCTG ATTGGCAAGTCCAACCGTGTGGACGGTGCAGATCATGCTGTCCCAAGCATCCATAACATCAATGTGCTGCTGCCGGAGCTACTGTGA
- the LOC123139371 gene encoding uncharacterized protein isoform X2: MMTFIEDCHTTRSSPTQFSRTCCRACASASCYVAMPNNSEQHTCMHLRYSPTTCMHALSQIFTNSDMDHTKIFLERLGLKDCFTNGIICFETLNKPYLRLPRDNAVTPTIFDIDGHNARSGGKLPKTPVLCKPNTTAMKDALNKFNVDPSKAIFFDDSERNIKAGKDIGMRIVLIGKSNRVDGADHAVPSIHNINVLLPELL, encoded by the exons ATGATGACTTTCATAG AGGACTGCCATACGACAAGATCAAGCCCGACCCAGTTCTCAAGAACATGCTGCAGAGCATGCGCGTCCGCAAGCTGCTATGTTGCCATGCCCAACAATTCTGAACAACATACATGCATGCATCTCAGATATTCACCAACAACATGCATGCATGCTCTCTCTCAGATATTCACCAATAGCGACATGGACCATACCAAGATATTCCTCGAGAGGCTGGGTCTCAAGGACTGCTTTACCAACGGTATTATCTGCTTCGAAACACTGAACAAGCCATACCTGCGGCTACCGAGGGACAATGCCGTGACACCTACCATCTTCGACATAGACGGTCACAATGCCCGTTCAGGTGGCAAGCTGCCTAAGACCCCCGTGCTGTGCAAGCCAAACACCACAGCCATGAAGGATGCACTAAACAAGTTCAACGTCGACCCTTCCAAGGCG ATTTTCTTCGATGACAGTGAGCGCAACATCAAGGCTGGAAAAGATATCGGTATGCGCATAGTGCTG ATTGGCAAGTCCAACCGTGTGGACGGTGCAGATCATGCTGTCCCAAGCATCCATAACATCAATGTGCTGCTGCCGGAGCTACTGTGA